Proteins from one Clostridium cellulovorans 743B genomic window:
- a CDS encoding methyl-accepting chemotaxis protein: protein MSNGIKEKKTFRISIKQKLMGIFSIIILLMSAEVMLLVYNSMQTKNKYENVLEDINTANKIGDQITSVNKELLDVQFGSKKLSEAKYRETIEEIKAESKAILQSQGNDNSKISMYQIYKLMDSVSKSIDLTEASINANKKDEAIKNSQNVGDIVTYVKGYSQKYVLQAAKNSEILKEQIATEYRKASIVGSILFIFILGIAISSVALLSYSFIKPIEELKNKATEISKNNLMIDKVNVKTKDELYDLAGAFNNMVDNFKSIIHKINDATTNISSTSLELNNTSSQNGAVTEEISATSIEIVSSVNMQNEKVMDTVENLNKMFQVSQDINQSSIKILESANNSVAIADEGNKNISEFLSQLEIIKNSANDTSRITDNLNSRAKEMNSIVNTITSIASQTNLLALNAAIEAARAGESGRGFGVVAEEIRKLAEESNDSAEKIGKIVENFKFEADNINDKMNESITQISIGNDIAENTMKNFKNISEVNNSVERDVHEISIQIKDFIAMINDISNRMNEVNDISNSNYRSSSEISEAINQQAESMMSLIDLASELSNLAEGLDGTIKDFKL from the coding sequence ATGTCGAACGGTATTAAAGAAAAAAAGACATTCAGAATAAGTATAAAACAGAAGTTAATGGGAATATTCTCTATAATAATTTTATTGATGTCTGCAGAGGTAATGTTATTAGTTTACAATTCTATGCAAACAAAGAACAAGTATGAAAATGTATTAGAGGATATTAATACAGCTAACAAAATTGGAGATCAAATTACTAGTGTAAATAAAGAACTTCTTGATGTACAATTTGGAAGCAAGAAGCTATCAGAAGCAAAATATAGAGAGACTATAGAAGAAATAAAAGCGGAATCAAAAGCTATACTTCAGTCACAGGGAAATGATAACTCAAAGATTTCGATGTATCAGATATATAAACTGATGGATTCTGTAAGTAAGAGTATAGATTTAACTGAGGCAAGTATTAATGCAAATAAAAAAGACGAGGCAATTAAGAATTCTCAAAATGTTGGAGACATTGTAACTTATGTAAAGGGATATTCCCAAAAGTATGTTTTACAAGCTGCTAAAAATAGTGAAATATTAAAAGAACAGATAGCTACGGAGTACAGAAAAGCATCTATAGTAGGTTCTATTTTATTTATCTTTATCTTAGGTATTGCAATTAGTAGTGTAGCATTATTATCCTACAGTTTTATAAAACCGATAGAAGAGTTGAAGAATAAAGCCACTGAAATTTCTAAAAATAACTTAATGATAGATAAGGTTAATGTAAAAACTAAAGATGAATTATATGACCTAGCAGGTGCTTTTAATAACATGGTTGATAATTTTAAAAGTATTATCCATAAAATTAATGATGCTACCACCAATATTAGCTCGACATCTTTGGAGTTAAATAACACTTCAAGTCAAAATGGTGCTGTTACTGAAGAAATTAGTGCTACTTCCATTGAAATAGTTTCAAGTGTAAATATGCAAAACGAAAAGGTTATGGATACTGTTGAAAATCTTAACAAGATGTTCCAAGTTTCACAAGATATCAATCAGAGTTCTATAAAAATCTTAGAGAGTGCTAATAATTCAGTTGCCATTGCTGATGAAGGTAATAAAAATATAAGCGAATTCTTAAGCCAGCTTGAAATAATAAAGAATTCTGCTAATGATACTTCACGTATAACAGATAATCTGAATTCAAGAGCCAAGGAAATGAATTCTATAGTAAATACTATCACGTCTATAGCTAGTCAAACTAATCTGCTTGCACTAAATGCGGCTATAGAGGCAGCAAGAGCTGGAGAAAGTGGTAGAGGTTTTGGCGTTGTTGCAGAAGAAATAAGAAAATTAGCAGAAGAGTCCAATGATTCTGCGGAAAAAATTGGTAAGATAGTTGAAAACTTTAAGTTCGAAGCTGATAATATAAATGATAAAATGAATGAAAGTATTACACAAATATCTATAGGTAATGATATTGCTGAAAACACAATGAAAAACTTCAAGAATATATCTGAAGTTAACAACAGTGTAGAACGTGATGTTCATGAAATATCAATTCAAATTAAAGATTTTATTGCAATGATAAATGACATCTCAAATAGGATGAATGAAGTAAATGACATCTCAAATTCTAATTATAGGTCAAGTTCAGAAATATCTGAAGCAATTAATCAGCAAGCAGAAAGTATGATGTCACTTATTGATCTTGCATCAGAATTAAGTAACTTAGCTGAAGGGTTAGATGGTACTATAAAAGACTTTAAACTATAA
- a CDS encoding DUF3892 domain-containing protein produces MSDKSKIIKVKKNTQGDIIYVMLENGNVYPINEIITMAKEHLIEGVNVAKSRNGREYLRSNPNDEEDDNLDNKPTFQ; encoded by the coding sequence ATGAGTGATAAGTCTAAGATTATAAAAGTAAAAAAGAATACCCAAGGAGACATAATATACGTAATGCTTGAAAACGGAAATGTATATCCAATAAATGAGATAATAACCATGGCAAAAGAACATTTAATTGAAGGAGTCAATGTTGCAAAATCAAGAAATGGTAGAGAATACTTAAGAAGCAACCCAAATGATGAGGAAGACGACAATCTAGATAATAAGCCAACTTTTCAATAA
- a CDS encoding TRAP transporter substrate-binding protein — translation MLKKVISISMLMIGILSFSGCSNKTEGNTYIDMIENKNTSVKTLFLAESQAPEYPTTKGDYEFARLVKEKTDGRINIQVVTNSELGSEKDTIAQTRMGAIDFTRVSATPLSNYSKIMTVLSLPYLYRDEDHLWAVLSSDIGQRAFNDIEKVGLVGLTYYDSGARSFYNNKKEIKSVADLSGLRIRVQESDLMKSLVTSLGATPTAMDPAAVIQALAVGQIDGAENNVATYVSSSQYNVAKYYTFDEHSRVPDILVASKTVLEGLSKEDQEIIKQAAIESSDFQRKEWKANEDTMYKKMEDAGVKITKLDQAAKEEFKTAVKPVYDKFGADFTDLIKQIEATK, via the coding sequence ATGTTAAAAAAAGTAATATCGATATCGATGCTGATGATTGGTATATTAAGTTTTTCGGGATGTAGTAATAAGACCGAAGGCAACACATATATAGATATGATTGAAAATAAAAATACAAGTGTAAAAACTTTATTTCTAGCTGAATCTCAAGCACCTGAATACCCTACAACTAAGGGTGATTATGAATTTGCTAGACTAGTAAAAGAAAAAACAGATGGAAGAATAAATATACAGGTTGTTACTAATTCTGAACTAGGGTCAGAAAAAGATACTATAGCACAGACGCGAATGGGTGCTATTGATTTTACAAGAGTAAGTGCTACGCCGCTATCTAATTACTCAAAAATTATGACTGTGTTATCTTTACCATATCTATATAGAGATGAAGACCATTTGTGGGCTGTATTATCTAGTGATATCGGACAGCGGGCTTTTAACGATATTGAAAAGGTAGGATTAGTTGGATTGACTTACTATGATTCTGGAGCAAGAAGCTTTTATAATAATAAAAAAGAAATTAAATCAGTGGCAGATTTAAGTGGATTAAGAATAAGGGTTCAAGAAAGTGACCTTATGAAATCACTAGTTACGTCATTAGGAGCTACCCCTACAGCGATGGATCCAGCGGCTGTTATTCAAGCTCTAGCAGTAGGACAAATTGATGGTGCAGAAAATAACGTAGCTACCTATGTTTCCTCTTCTCAATATAATGTTGCCAAGTATTATACCTTTGATGAGCATTCAAGAGTACCAGATATATTAGTAGCAAGTAAAACGGTATTAGAAGGACTTTCAAAAGAAGATCAGGAAATAATAAAGCAAGCAGCAATAGAATCGTCAGATTTTCAAAGAAAAGAATGGAAAGCTAATGAAGACACTATGTATAAGAAGATGGAAGATGCAGGAGTCAAAATAACTAAACTTGACCAAGCAGCAAAGGAAGAGTTTAAAACGGCTGTAAAACCTGTTTATGATAAGTTTGGAGCAGACTTCACAGATTTAATCAAACAAATTGAAGCGACAAAATAG
- a CDS encoding DUF445 domain-containing protein, with protein MEYLIGALVGSIIGYITNWLAIKMLFRPHEEKRFLGIKVPFTPGLIPKERERIAKSVGEAVGTHLLTKEQLVDRFTSDSMAKEIDNWLKKEINLAASSEKTIKEKLQEFVKDEYSSLKVACQSMIFNKILAYIRTKKTKEKITIYIVGKISDILERNPRIIIENSIYIKLKEKIVLALSETKDNNQTSGITGKLLQSILNPIVTEDRPLKEVMKEGIVDGFKNLIINNSKPIAKELKKALNEESTKEEIKNLVNKVIATQLNPMVAMFVKPDNISEKVYIFINEELEKDESQIKVAQFICKFLDKGIEMSPAKIAYQIDKNLSENTKETVIKKIENMLLCSQNVQILVDNLEEIIVKKNTIKELFGEQNEEFISIINSVITNMISTVIESVETEEKVREIINELIKNAEEIKLGAVINNSSKEVRDSMVLYGTEFLITLVKEKGETALETVDLAKIVEDNINSFDVDYAEKIIIDIAQKELNAITWLGALLGAIMGLLSPVINSFM; from the coding sequence ATGGAGTATTTAATCGGAGCGCTTGTAGGATCTATAATTGGTTATATAACTAATTGGCTTGCAATAAAAATGCTGTTTAGACCTCATGAGGAAAAGAGGTTTCTAGGAATTAAGGTTCCTTTTACACCAGGACTTATTCCAAAGGAAAGAGAAAGAATAGCTAAAAGTGTTGGAGAAGCTGTAGGAACACATTTGTTGACAAAGGAACAATTAGTTGATCGCTTTACGAGTGATTCTATGGCAAAGGAAATAGATAATTGGTTAAAAAAAGAAATAAACCTTGCAGCAAGTAGTGAGAAAACTATAAAGGAAAAACTTCAAGAGTTTGTTAAAGATGAATATTCTTCATTAAAAGTGGCTTGCCAAAGTATGATATTTAATAAAATTTTAGCATACATAAGGACCAAAAAAACTAAAGAAAAAATAACTATATATATAGTAGGAAAAATTTCAGATATCTTAGAAAGAAATCCAAGGATTATAATTGAAAACTCAATATATATTAAATTAAAAGAAAAAATTGTTTTGGCTTTATCTGAGACAAAAGATAATAATCAAACATCAGGAATAACTGGAAAATTACTTCAAAGTATACTTAATCCTATAGTTACAGAGGATCGTCCTTTAAAAGAAGTAATGAAGGAAGGTATTGTTGATGGATTTAAGAATTTAATTATTAACAATAGTAAACCAATAGCTAAAGAATTAAAGAAAGCCCTTAATGAAGAAAGTACTAAGGAAGAAATAAAAAATTTAGTAAACAAGGTAATAGCTACACAATTAAATCCAATGGTCGCTATGTTTGTTAAGCCTGATAACATATCAGAAAAAGTTTATATATTTATAAATGAAGAATTAGAAAAAGATGAAAGTCAGATAAAAGTAGCTCAGTTTATATGCAAATTTTTGGATAAAGGAATTGAAATGTCACCAGCAAAAATTGCTTATCAAATAGATAAAAATCTATCAGAAAATACTAAAGAGACGGTAATAAAAAAGATAGAAAACATGTTATTATGTTCACAAAATGTTCAAATACTTGTTGATAATTTAGAAGAGATAATTGTTAAAAAGAATACGATAAAAGAGTTGTTTGGGGAGCAAAATGAAGAATTTATTTCTATTATAAATAGTGTTATTACCAATATGATAAGCACTGTTATTGAAAGTGTTGAAACAGAAGAAAAAGTTAGAGAAATTATAAATGAATTGATAAAAAATGCAGAAGAAATCAAACTTGGAGCTGTTATTAATAATAGCAGTAAAGAAGTAAGAGATTCAATGGTTCTTTATGGAACAGAATTTTTGATAACCCTTGTTAAAGAGAAAGGGGAAACAGCCTTAGAAACTGTTGACTTGGCCAAGATAGTTGAGGATAATATTAATTCTTTCGATGTAGATTATGCAGAAAAAATTATAATTGATATAGCACAAAAAGAACTCAATGCAATTACTTGGCTTGGTGCACTTTTAGGCGC
- a CDS encoding DUF1292 domain-containing protein, translated as MEENQIEYELIEKIEIRNRSYAIIAEKGKEDEAFVMRIKEVKGVKDLVPVNDDKEFDEVMKKYEEKFIDVDDAGDEEKLIEEDEETITEIDDLAGNER; from the coding sequence ATGGAAGAAAATCAGATAGAATATGAATTAATAGAAAAAATAGAAATAAGAAATAGAAGCTATGCTATAATAGCAGAAAAAGGCAAAGAAGATGAAGCTTTTGTAATGAGAATTAAAGAAGTAAAAGGAGTCAAAGATTTAGTGCCTGTAAATGATGATAAAGAATTTGATGAAGTTATGAAAAAATATGAAGAAAAATTTATAGATGTTGATGATGCTGGTGATGAGGAAAAGTTAATAGAAGAAGATGAAGAAACAATAACAGAGATAGATGATTTAGCCGGTAATGAAAGATAA
- a CDS encoding DUF3298 and DUF4163 domain-containing protein has translation MMKNSIKRIAMMLILLNLTNINTFIGIERSIMVFGKNNIGSIKSQGSCKYINLDKSNNSNEYYESKLTIPVLIGIKDKKLEKSINDYFKEKIRSLDRNLSMEAMKASNYSKSNKIPFNKYYLQTDVQVNLCNDYILSYNITYYQYSGGAHGITYVESVNLDLINSKKLNLKDIFKKGVDYKALINTRIKEDISKTPELYFKEENLGFKGIKNNQEFYLNDKGLVIYFSLYEIAPYVAGIPEFMFSYADYDLYFNLAKPIDRNYLYIYN, from the coding sequence ATGATGAAAAATAGTATAAAAAGAATAGCAATGATGTTAATCCTATTGAACTTAACAAATATAAATACTTTCATTGGTATAGAAAGATCTATTATGGTTTTTGGCAAGAATAATATAGGAAGTATAAAATCACAAGGAAGTTGCAAGTATATAAACTTAGATAAATCGAATAACAGCAATGAATATTATGAATCAAAGCTAACTATCCCAGTGCTCATAGGTATTAAGGATAAAAAACTTGAGAAGAGTATTAATGATTATTTTAAAGAAAAGATACGTTCCCTTGATAGAAATCTCTCGATGGAAGCGATGAAGGCAAGTAATTATTCAAAAAGCAACAAAATCCCTTTTAACAAGTATTATCTACAGACAGATGTACAAGTAAACTTATGTAATGACTATATTCTAAGCTACAATATAACATATTATCAATATAGTGGTGGAGCTCATGGAATAACTTATGTTGAAAGTGTAAATTTAGATTTAATTAATAGTAAGAAACTTAACTTGAAGGATATATTTAAGAAGGGTGTTGATTATAAAGCTCTAATAAATACAAGAATAAAAGAAGATATAAGTAAAACTCCAGAACTTTATTTCAAGGAAGAAAATCTGGGATTCAAAGGTATAAAGAACAATCAAGAGTTTTATTTAAATGATAAGGGACTTGTTATATATTTTTCATTATATGAGATTGCTCCTTATGTAGCAGGAATACCAGAATTTATGTTTAGTTATGCAGATTATGACTTGTATTTTAACTTGGCTAAGCCCATAGACAGAAACTACCTTTATATTTATAATTAA